The genome window GGCTACAGGGTCAAATGGAGCTATGAACCTGTTCCCCTGGCTAATGATGCGCGCACCATGGCTCCCTCCGATCGCGTACATTAGCCAATGCGTGTAGTCGTTGTTTACTAAATGGATAAATCCCCATCTCACTCTCGGCATTCTTTGTATCAGATTCTTCCCGAAATGTGTGTAGGCCACTGTTACATGCATCTCTTTGTCCTTCTCGTTAGTATCTTCCGCGCCAAATAACAAAACCTGAATACAATACGATACTGGTAAGCCCGACGTTTATTTATGTTATAGGAGCATGTTCAAGGATATAACGTGTCATCTAATTGGCATGTTTAGAGCATATGTAAAATTGAAGCACATGTCTTCACCCTTTGCAAAAAATTTACATTATCAATATAACTAATGATTATGGCTAACAATTTTACGAATCGtctttggagatgctctaaggtaGCTACCTTGTCATGATGGACGAAATGGCAGTTAGAAATGGTGACACCGTTAGAATTAGCAACAATATCAATAAGACCATCTTTAGCATTGGATGCAGAGACGTGATCAATCCATATATCGGACGAACCGAAGATCGAGATGGCATCACCGTCCGCTGCGGCTCTTAGGCCAATATGATCAATGGAATCCCTGATGCTTCCACCAGAAGTGACATGAATATCCGTGATATGAATGTTATGTATTATAATGTTTCGAACAAACTGTATGCTAATACCAGCACCGCCCGAGATTTTGACATTCTTGCCCCGCCCGTCGATTGTCTTGTCACATTGCATCAACAACTCTTGTTGTAAAGTAATGGTCATGCTCTTGGCGAATATAATCCATAGCGGATGCTTCTGGATCACCGCGTGGCGTAGAGTTCCTGGTTTAGGCTCCTCAACATTGTCGTCAGATGAGTCGGTGACTTTGTAAATTGGTCCATCTTTTCCACCAGTAGTGTGGCGACCAAACCCCATTGCACATCCTGCTAGTCTGTACCGGTCTTTTGCCCAATTTGGGTCGCATCTCCAACACCTGTCGATGGGATTGTAGGCCACGCAAGGCCCTCCGTATTTCTTGGCTAGTTGTCTTCTTGTACTGTTACGCGGCCTGTTTCATTCAATTAACATCTCAACATAAATGCAAAAACTCATGATATGTTGAAGTGCTTGACATAGATAGTGTTAAAGTCGTACTTAGGGGGAGCTGGAGTTACTAAACCACTAGACACCATAACTGGTTTTGGTTCATCATCGTCTGAAGTCGTGGCGTCATTATCTGTAGTACAATAGCCTTTAGCAGGACATGGAGCATCAGGTCCATCATCATCTGGCTCACTCTTGTGACCCCCCTTGTGACCCTTGTGA of Daucus carota subsp. sativus chromosome 3, DH1 v3.0, whole genome shotgun sequence contains these proteins:
- the LOC108213710 gene encoding probable pectate lyase P56 gives rise to the protein MRRSRQTISMILVISIAAFFIIQAQAQNARQPHHHSRKNKGHEPDKAPKVHRGHKGHKGGHKSEPDDDGPDAPCPAKGYCTTDNDATTSDDDEPKPVMVSSGLVTPAPPKPRNSTRRQLAKKYGGPCVAYNPIDRCWRCDPNWAKDRYRLAGCAMGFGRHTTGGKDGPIYKVTDSSDDNVEEPKPGTLRHAVIQKHPLWIIFAKSMTITLQQELLMQCDKTIDGRGKNVKISGGAGISIQFVRNIIIHNIHITDIHVTSGGSIRDSIDHIGLRAAADGDAISIFGSSDIWIDHVSASNAKDGLIDIVANSNGVTISNCHFVHHDKVLLFGAEDTNEKDKEMHVTVAYTHFGKNLIQRMPRVRWGFIHLVNNDYTHWLMYAIGGSHGARIISQGNRFIAPFDPVAKEVTHRTNGLEPGWETWNWRSEGDLMMNGAFFVESGCPDWRAGIDPLDLILPAPATEVTTLTLFTGPLGCRKKRPC